ccttaaggctagcccccatgttctggagggccacctccctctcttcgagggccacaccctgttcctggagggtcccggcgagcgcaaccacggccacctctttgtggaggagctcggctttCTGCTACTCAAGAGTGGCGccgaggcgttgcagctcggcgctctgcgcctccgcctcccgagctctctcctcgagcgccgtccgaaggcgctgcagctcggcagcttgtgcctcggcctcctgggccttctcctctgctgccgccctctggacgtcccgctcaccagcaacccgcgccagctcctcctccagcgcccgctgacgcgctcccagatcggccattttggtgttggcgtcgatgtttttgagcaccagctcggcgttgtgttgcccgagctggctcatctgggagtacagccggttcatctcgacgctcttttggcgcgagatttccctcagctgctgcaaagggggagggtGTGGGTGAGGACGCgtaaaagctaaaaccgaaTCCGACCAATTTTCggggggaaatatttacctggctgacctggtaatccgcgttctgatgaagctgataagcgcggtcgagggcctgcaagatctcgcgcccaacgcccatctgcttgttccaggcctcctcctcctcctgctccttgcgaaggaactctgaggggacaccggacgggacgataaccccgaggtggctcccctccgacgcccccgcttcgagcacgcccgcgctggccgacgcgaactcggcaatatgtgcggcggcgctcgccgcagcagcggggtcgatatccatcgagtccccgtactcctcgctgctgtctggcagctccaccaccgccgttgcGCCCCCCTGCGCCGTGGGCACGGGCACTATCGCGGCGGTACCCTCGTCTCGGgtctcggtgggctccgagatgggggctccttctaccgctggcgcctcttgcgccattTCTTCTGCGagaccctcgccctcggccctcgaagGCTCGAAGACGGGGATCTCCTCCGCAGTTTGGCCGGCAGggtgctcctgcgcgcccccgccagtttctcctcCTATGTCCGGCTGGGCGGCGATAtctgcgtcgccctgaccggcctcaacatcaatgaccgcttgggcggcgccaccggcaccgccctggccggtatcctcggcgtcggccgcttgagcagccgcctcggcgccacggtggccggcgtcACTCTGACCAGCGTCACCCTCCTTCTCccgggcttgctgcgccgcctgggcccctcgggccactgcctcccgtagcctagcggccgccgcctcgagatccaaggcgggcgggggctgcggcgccgtgtgcggagtgcagcgagccccggtcttgagagccttggccggggcaagccgcactgcatccttgggaatggccccggggctggaagtcAAGAGGCACGAGTTGAGCGGGATCGAGAAATTTACCAAGTACATAACAAAAAATGAAATCCAAAatgcttacccagatcgagcactcatgctcctcttcctcgtggcgctcttTCGAGCCTGGGTCATCGGgctgtccctcgaagactgccccgagggcgcccccctcgtgtcagcccgatggctcgaggctgccagcacggatgactcctctcccgccgcggcctcgtggccgcggatcagcacctggggccaGGCGACCCCTCGCCGGTCGCCGGTGAGGATGACCCCCGTAccgcaccctcgagggtgggattcgccgatgaccccgctacggcccccggctcctctggcgccacggttgctccctcttcctcgtcccacaggtagaacggtagggggctcgcgccctccccgtcccccctcggcgcgcggtcctcggcatccgaggcctcctccgagtcctcctcctcgtcctcctccgaggactcaggtgtggcgggtcgcggcttcccctccgcccgagcgagctggcgcgccttgtcgtgcgccgccttccttttcctcttcctctcggccttggCCTCccccgcgtccttccgcctcttcatttTCTCCgtgtggaggcgattgatcaggcgctgttctgagaccggaggcctcgaggtgccgcatctTAAACCCTGTACAATACACACAGATGGGGTCAGGAAAGGGGAACTACACGAtgcacgacgagttcgaagccaaaactcaccagggaaatataccccggctcgggacgcatcttgatcctccaaagatccgcgggatcttggggaaactccgccaccgcatacttcgcccttcgggcggcgttggtgtgggagagaagcttgctcgacgtcctcgagccctcgaccttgctcccggggatgagccggtaaatcggcagggccctctccacaagagggatcaccctctgccggtgaaagttcgcgatgacaTCCGCCGCTGTCAATCCCTTCCTCGCCAAACGCGCCAGCGCATCGGTAaggccctcgagcctggcttgttgggctgggggcgacacccccagtcccacttcgccggacgctcccgaagaaccttgttagtaaacgccgggagcgcgccactgaagtttcgaaggtagaaccaccctcggctccacccggagttgtttgttgtcatcttgcttgtgatgtaAAGGTTCCGCCGGttcgggcggacgtggagcgtcaagccaccggcgcgcgcgaaccgccttggctggttccgcgcgttctcgacaaagagctcgccgcggaacaggtggatccagagatcccagtggacgtcgatgccgaggtatccctcgcagacggcgacgaagaccgccgcctgcgagatggagttggggctgaaattgtgcagctccactccgtagtactcgcacaacgCCCTCATAAACTTGCtggcggggacgccgaagccccgttcgtggaggcgcacgaagctcacaacATAGCCCTGCGGGGGCTCCGGCTCAGACTCGTCCGggcgcggggaaatccacgccggcgcccccgcgtcggggttccgcggcagcagccgatcggcgaccagctgctccagcaccgcgacggtggcggaggacttcccccatgccAAGGGCTACTGGATATCCGACATCTCCGAGAGTCGAGGGGGATGGAAAAAGGAAGGCTCCGAAATGGCTaagtctcttcctctctctttctctttctccttttctcctTCTCGCTCTAGGCTATGGGTTCAAGaggcgacggaggcggagaaggcgaaacaggatgaaggcaaatggccaggtgaacccaaaacatccccttcttctccatatttatgtaccacggggggcgcacccacagccacggcccaaatctaccgcattcaatgcggtagattttgctatcactgacgggtgggccccacgaccgcggagttccccacgcgcgcacgcggcgataaatgcggcacggtaaccggcgggcgcgacgcGACTGTTGtgttatcccatccgtcagccgccacccacgccgcttcgtctgcccgaggccgacgcctgaaaaggcgcgcccacgccgcaccgcacgaatcgggccacgttcgcccaccaccagcggaagacccgcgtgCACGACTTGCGACTCTGCGTCGTTTCAAAccaagacggaatattccttcaggggtctctttaccctcgaaggaatcgcatttcgaggccttactgatcaagggatcgaagcctggcccttcagggggttcgacaggcgcctcaGATCAccggagtcagggactgcagggatgtgccatacaagctaccctcgaatgcggagttcgagacatcctacgcagtgttcaaggccagtcgagggtgcctagaagggggatcccatcgagggagagcgtcgagccctcggaccctatcgaatgggtccgagccccgcctagtgaaccctcgcaagcgctttatgagacgtgtctatggaccacgagccgacccctatcgaacggggcatggacgtccacttgaacaacccgctaatagctcactgaagcagccatagctcgcggcccgggcatgggtagcatggtgcgcttcacccctcctccctgcggaagggcgacgagggtcgtaattaaagtcgagggtttcccctgaacgccttcacacgggcctaggctcgggggctcctcgcacaccacggttcaaaaccacaccctcgaataaatcgacaaccatcacttatgaagctccacgCGTAAACCGAACCCACCACTATTAGCGTACGTCCCCCTAACGGCTAAAGCTGAACGCCAGATCGCCGTACCAGCACTAAGAGTGaagaggccggctgaaaaagtgccgatgccggctgaaaaagacgctggacggccatcccagtagagctacccagcgggacaacgtttatagcccttggacgagcacaaactctcctccaaggcctcgggggctacacccgcgggtgcgctgacgcgcccccgcgaaggtgacttcacacaaattcgagggtcgtgactctctatacacccctataccctcggtaatcctcccgcAGAGGAGAAGGGAACTTTATTGAAAGGCTCCAAGCCCCTAACTGACGCAGCGGCggggctgctagggatgcgagaagcggcccccagacctcacgggtccagcgggacgctctcctcgcaagccttcttctagcgtctcctccaccgaagaccgcgcggggggtcaagctggcggacagcgccctccgcaccgtctccccgagagcaaccttgtcgccgggggggacgatgcgaaaaacagccgccggacctggcgccagcgccccggtcaggcgtctccatcccccttcaggctaggggacatcgcaggagcaggaccccacgggcccaatgctcttccgctgatcccactgaagctgagggatggtgggcacgcccactccggtcttccccaaccgctcgcaagcattcttctagcgccaaaagcttaaaaaagccaggccaccccatctgggggccggtcgcaaAAAGGCaatggaaacattacaagatttaggcaatgctggaagaaagagtcggaaggctggagaagaagggaaatcccacgacccctatttatagctgtgccgggcacaaagcttcgaGCTTTccgaagagcggaggcttgtatcgcccgtgacaaagcggcgctccacgagcaaaggatgtcctcggtccctgcgccgagacacgaccgaacgaaataaagcggagctgagcccccggatgctaagcggtgcagcatcggccctggccggatgccctcgaacggcgcgccgtaaagcaaccaggaacgctggggccaaggccctacgtacgggacagcacgatgggagcaccagctgccaagcagcgggtgccaccgtcgccctggcccccctcagtgcgcggacacgtcttgtccttcaaacaaacaaacaaagaggcgcgcgcctcgaagtacaccccccacgggcgtactatcccgaccggcgtgttgtcgcacccgccgggcccgcgctcaggcgcggccaGCAGGTGCGCGACTTTGACTAAACACGTCGAGAGAGAAACCGCCGAATTACCCTTTGGACGAATCccatgactcgaccaaagcctcgggggctactgtcgggtgccacaattagggacaccctaattggcgtactaaaaccactttcgaaaacacaaacacatgttaaggcaactaggcccacaaaggcccccggcctccttccaaatctggaagagaggaaaggactcaaagaagcccagcatgtggcccattcgcacccctctcaggcccaccgaacaatctccgccccgctcgagggtagcgaatctacccttaggcgggtcactcatctccgcctcgctcgagggctcccctcggaccctcgaccgcgcaatcgcatttccgccttgctcgaggacagcggacctgccctcgagcgggtggccagtctccgcctcgctcgaggacagcggacctgccctcgagcgggtggccaatctccgcctcgctcgaggccatctctcggcacaagggacaagtggccccgccgcccaaccgaccgccgtacaaaggcattaaaggccagctactctgccacggctcaaaggacgggcggcgtcagactgccactcccgcagtggatgtgaccggcgtcccgtccactgaccccggtcaccgctctgccaccccagccgctatagcagcactgtggagcattcaacgcggtacaagacaagttggcgccgcccccgttactgtcacgccgacatcaaccatccgaacACACCTCCCcctggggaaggggtctggcGATGTCACGTGCCCTTCCGGGAGGGGCACTCCGCATGCgcggacggtcccggacctccctcttgtggggtccgggacttccacgcgcccccggaccttctagtgcgcatgctcgcaccccgaccagggggtccgggaccgtcccacgccattactaccgctgggACTCTGCAGGACGGCCACCGCCATCTCCACGAGACCAAGGACGGAGCCCAGGATGACGGCGACGTGcgtcgccttcccacagtacacttcctacagtgctcgaccactgtacccgcgattcaggggaaaacgacgacttccgcgcccctacactcatgtacgccgcccctccttacaactataaaaggagagggtggGCTCTCTTTTGGAGGGGCTGATCGACTCTCTCCAATCAAAGGTTGGAAGTAAGTTCTCTGAACTCCCCCTCAGAGGACTCTCAGCacgactgagcactcatctcaaccaactccacctctagcagagacttgggagcttctctccctctctcgcctcgcttgtatcccctactacgagcacttcgggtgcaagataatacagtgccctcgcacaccccctttgctagacgtacggccccgcggccggaaccaggataaaaccgtgcgttactgtgattgcctcttgcatcatcatctgggacgaggaaacacgcagcatttactagttgggattcaggccccacgggtcggaACGCCGACaaacacgcattaaatgcactctgactcactggtttataacggcggacggtccggtttttgaaatgcGGACGGTCCATGACTTTGCAGAAAagattgtaacggctagtttttggagggatgtctatatatacccattgccCGGCCTTTGGGGGTTTCTCTTGGCCATTTTGGAATGCATACTTGACttcatagagctaaggcatccctctctcacacacacttgcttagagattgcattcttgagggtgtgagggcttcctagtgcattgcatcaagagtttgagctttgtggcactagggaaacttcaagcaagcatcatcaacttgttactcttgggagttgccgctccctagacggcttggagaagaggatttcgtggagctcctccaaggagattgttgaggagccccgatttcggttgtgagaggtcttgtgctcacctcaccggagtggtgaagagcaactctagtggaatcgaggtgtggagcggttccttgattcaagccggctcaagatcaagaggttcttgatagaggagcggttgattcttggaatccacctcaacgtggattaggggtgaccggcaagtcatcgacaccacggaataaattcttgtgtcaagtttggttacttctcttgctcactttaattcttgtttttactttgagaaatttactttactagagcttgatttatatcttgtcaccctaggttgcaaacccatctagagatagtaatagcatgacatagggctttcctttgttactaattaaatttctctagtattgttggctttagattttaaaccgcctattcaccccccctctagtcggtgttcttgatcctacaggtGGAGATGCGACGCACTGTCAGGGGCCTCGGCGAGgcctcgggcgaggcggagattgcctgCGGCTTCTGAGGGGGCCTCGGAGGTGCCGTGCTTCGGTGTTGGGCCGTGGGCTGAGTGATATTTGGGCCTTTCTACACCTAGAGAGGATTTGGGCATCCAAGTATAGATGATGGCAAAGCACCGGGGTGGGGCCTTTTACACCTGGAGAGGATTTGGGCATCCAAGCATAGATGATGACACTACACCCGGGGGGCTTTGGTCCGATTGCTTAATTGCGTTTTGCGTTTTTTGAGGGCGTTTTGATCCCTaggttagggtgccccataTTATGGTACCTGACACAAACCAACTCCACCCATTTGCTATTGTACCCAAACCAATCCAAACTACTTGCTCTTTTCTCCCAAAGCAAACTAAACCAATAGTTTCAACTCAAATCTTCAAGCCTGTTTCGAACTACTAGGTCAAATTCTCTCCAACTAGATTTAATATATTGTTTCCGATATGGAGGTCCATACATAAATCCAGACATGCTAGTCTACACAGAGTAGCTGACAATCGTTACGaggcatctccaacaaatttcagtcaattttgataaaattttatcgtgtgaacgcgaggttttatttatagggtccggctcttgacgtggggctcacgtgtagttctagtcacactactttgcacagagtagctgtcaATCATActgagtcttcatcaacaaatttcaatcaattttgacaaaatttatAGTGTGAATGTTTCATTTATAGGACCCGGTTCTTGACTAGAAATTTGTATAGTTAGTTCTagtcacactgctttgcacataGTAGCtgtcagtcatactgagtcatctccaacaaatttcaatcaatttcgatgaaattttatagtgtgaacacaAGATTTTTAGTTTTAGGTTCCAACTCTTAACGCGGGACTGACATTTATATATAGCCATAGTTTTGCACaaagtatccatttcaacccaccccaacccatcccaacccgcatttatatagaatcCACTCCGCCCCACCTCATTACCTAATATAATCCATTTGAATCCATCCAAACACACTCCACATCAAACCTATAAAACTCATTTCAACACAAACCATTAGCAAGGTGAATGTTAACATGGCACGTAACAACTTCTTGACCAATAAAACGGCTTTGCATATTAGCATAAATCTCTTCTTAGTTTCCAAACTAGTTTGTAGAGTAGTTTACAATGTAAAGGCACAATGATGAAGACATAAAAAACTTAAAGTCACTTTATTAATAGTCTTATATAGGAGTTCAAGCGGATCGAACACAAACAGTGAAATGAAAGTGGACCATACATATGGTCACGATAGTCACATAATAGTCTTACATAAATTCAAATGGATTGAAAGCAAATGATGATATAAAGGGGGACCATATATGGTCAAATCTAAATAGCGATGGATGCTAGATAATGAGAAATATAACCCTATAGAAGAGTTATATTATGCCATATTTATTCATCGCCCTTGTCGGCTCATCAAATGTAGCTCAGGAGGCGAGGCACATCAACAACTTTGATAGGCTTGATGATGTAGTCCTTTGCACCTCCATCAAGGCACCTTCATACAAAATGGGAACATAGAACAAACTTAATAGTCAGGTAAAAATTATGTGAAAAAATTACATGAGTTGACAGTTTATCTATTTACTCACATTTTAATCCTTTCCGGGATATCCTCAGTGCATGTAATCACCACAGGGAGATGGTTAAGCTTGGGTGATTTCTGTTTGGGAAAAAAgattttaattaattattagTTCACGGGAGCAAAAGACTCAAATAGCATTTGATGAAATTAGAACTATTTTCCATAAAAGGAACCTACCTGGACCTCAACCAGAAGATCATAACCAGTCATATCAGGCATGCAGTAATCAGTGAGAATCAATTGCACATCATGTTCCTATATTCAAGTGCATATAGATAAATATTTAGTAAATAATCAAATTAACTAGAATAAGTAAGGGTACCATTGCGAATAGCAATTTTATAAACTATATACATATACCATATCCAAGAACGTCAAGGCTTCCATAGGACCTTCCACTGCAGTCACTGTAAAGTTCACAAGAATAATAACAAGAAACATATTAAACACGGAACGAATTAGGCAAAGATAAAAGTATTAAAGATATGAAAATAGATCGActttatatattttaaaaatggCCAAAATTAAAATCCATTGTAACTCAAGGTGGATCTGATTGAAACAATTGCAAACCACAACACTACACAAGAACATAAGTGCATTTATGTGGCATGGGAAGTCACTAGTACATACCATAATTCTCCATTTTGGAATAGGTATGAAACTTAGAACTAAATACTTACAAAACAATACATCTAA
The Panicum virgatum strain AP13 chromosome 6N, P.virgatum_v5, whole genome shotgun sequence genome window above contains:
- the LOC120677681 gene encoding two-component response regulator ORR12-like, which gives rise to MATPHVLLVEDSCVDRLVASRLLKSFNIRVTAVEGPMEALTFLDMEHDVQLILTDYCMPDMTGYDLLVEVQKSPKLNHLPVVITCTEDIPERIKMCLDGGAKDYIIKPIKVVDVPRLLSYI